TTGATGGAACGGATGGTGGTGTACAATGCCTTCTCAAAATCATTAGATCCTTCATCCACCAGTTTCTGCAAACATAAGAAATATCAGATATAAGGTCATAAAGTAAAACATCTAAACTTTTACTTGTTTCTCTTATGAATGGCATATGTAGAAAACTATGATAATTTTGGAGCAATGTTAGTGTTTCCTTTTTGTGTACCTTAGAGATGGAAGTGCCATGGATCTCTCTGTAGCGGTTGAAAGTTGCAATGAGCTGAGTCTTGCTCCTTGTAGTTAAGACCCTGATGGCCTCTTCATAGGAACCCTTCTTCTCTTTCACAGCATCATGAAGAATTTCAGCCTCACTTTGTGCCAATTTTGGATTGATCTCATCACCAACATACCTGAATGAGGTCACCAACCCCACTAGAAGCTGCTCAATATCAACCACAAAAACTAAGATCATAAGCACCATAACATTCCATTTACTTATAAAGTCAGAAGCTTATACTTACATATCTACAGTGGATCAAAATCAAACTTGTGTTGCCACATGTCTATTAGAAAATCCCAAAAAACTACAAAGCAGAATTCACATCTAATCtgatattattttagaatacaAATACTTAAAAGATGTTATCAATCAAGAAATTGGTCAAAAGCtattcttttctatcttttcacaCTTGTGTCAATTGGGAAAGTTCATCCAAAGGACAAGGGTGAATATCTGGTGTATCTGTAAAACTAGCAGTCTACACAATCAATCCTCATTGTCTTCCAAAAATAAAGTGAAGTAAAAACTGAGATCATATGCACCATAACATTCCCTTCACTTATAATTCAGAAACCTTACCTAGCTACTTCGGATCAAACCCTTGTTTCCACATGTCTAACAAAAAACCCCATCATGCAACTGAAGAAAAATTGACAGCTGATTTGGCTACTTAGCCTTCACTCTTAAATGTAATCAGATTGAAAACATTGAACAAAAAAGTGATCTCTTAAGAAATAGGTCAAAAAGATCCTTGCTTTTTCAAGATAGAGTGGATCAAACATGTATTCAATGCACAAGAACTTGCCTGGCGTATATGGCCAGTGGTATGTGCTGCAAGATCTTCTTCCAAAGAGTGCTTGTAGCGGAGGAGATAAGCACGTCTAACAGCCAAAAGCTCTTCTGGGGAGGAGATAGTGGCAATTTCCACAATGACATTGTAGTTTTTGCCACTCTTGATGGCAACATTGGCCAAAACAGCATCACGATCTGCAGGTTCAAGAATCCATCGGTACACAGCTTTCTGTTCAGTACCAGTAACACAGTACAGAGTTCAATTAGCACACAAGAATTTCAAAAGGAACACggaaaattaaaaacaacatttCACATAGAAGGCACCTCAAAGTCTCCTTTGATCTCAGACTCTAAGCGTTTCACAAGATCCTCCTGATAAATTTCCTCATAAACTCTTCTGATTTGTTGCCTCTGATGAACAGTTCTATGACccaatattgttattataaggTTCTCATCAGTACCCCATCCTACAAAATTGAAATCAATCGATCACAGTCATTCTAAACACCCATTTCATAGATACACAGAAATACACCAGGTTCATCACTCCAACAGATTACCCTCGAATAAAAAACAGTACTTTCAAGTCAACACTGAAACTACATGTTAATCAGTATTACGATCACAGTTTTCTCATCCTACAGAGTTGAAAATCACTCAAACTCGTTCATTTTAAAGACCCTTTGCAAACATTTACACAAGTATATCAGATTCATCACCTGAGATACAAAAAATTCACTTTCTAGTTCAAACTGAAATTAAATGGTTAATCAAGATTGCAAATTTGTCGCAGATTTTCATTAGATAAACTCTTCAAAATCAACAAGGTCATGAATAAGTATGATCCAAACAACAAAGGGGATcgttatgatgatgatgatgatggtggtggtgaTAAGCCACCTTCAAAAGACTTTCTGAGAGCTTCAGCATCTTCTTGGGCAGAGTGGTTGCTGGGAGCAATAAGGGTAGCCATTGatgagtgtgtgtgtgtttgtttaCGATGGTGTGATGAAGAAAGCTATGCCCACATACTTTCTATTTATAACAAGGTATGTAGACAAATACCTTATACATGTATACAACTTTTgctgtaatttttcttttgggaTGAGTAAAATCTACTTAGTACCAATCCAAGCCTTGAAATCCGATAAGGTTTCTAGCTTTTTTCAGacaataatttattacattgaTTTTCTTTCCCTTCTCTCTCACACTATTTTCAAACTCCAGGGCCATTTTGCCATTAAGTAATCAACTGCagaaatagtttatttattggTGAAAAATTTGTGCCGACCCTCTGTGATCAAATCAATGCCACATGTAAGGTTGATTGTCTGATTCAAAGAATAATAAAGCAGCATTGTAATCATGGTAATGATGTGGCACATCTAGAATTTTCTGAGATGCAATCAAGTTCTTAATTTGCTGTTACTATTGTTAgggaaataaaattaataccaTTCATAATTGATTACCACCTTTTCTTAATCCTTAATTGTCCTTAATTGCAACACTTAACAAAAGGGATTACTGAaagatcaaaatttgaaattattgaataatatttagAAGCATGGCATGGGTAAGAATGGAATGATTGAACAGTACAATGAATCTGGTCAAGATTATGCTTTGATTCgcaattttcattctcaaatgcAAAACAAGCTTTTGTAGattgcttttatatatatatatatatatatatatatatatatatatatatatatatatatatatatatatatatatatataatattgtggGAGTCccattttataaattacttgatatttaaaattaaataaaaaaatttatagacAAAAGTCaatatctttttcttattttctgaCTGTACATAGAAAGTTAGGTGCCAAAAGAGGAAAAACTTACCCAAATATATGAAACAGAAGAGTTGTCTAATATATCTTTTTCAACAAAAGGATATATTGTaccaaattatgttttaaaaaatgctGTTGGATGCCACGagtttttgtttcatttaattcatcaaaattgtttaattttgctcacaataaaaaaaaagcttaaaaTTCTTACAAATTCCTaagtaattcaaaatataaagttaCTCTTTTCTTCAAAGAAAACTTAATAAATTCACATAAGAAaacttcatatattttaaaattaaaggcTAATTTTATGGGTTAAATGTGAGAACCGAGAAATTTAAAGGAAATTGAAGCAGGACAGGTGTATGCATTAGATTGGACCGTTCggttttaaaattagtatataaagGAAAGTTTCAAATTTCATCCCATTCTCTGCATACACTCTCTCTCCAAAATTCtgatcttctcttttctcctcctcctctctAAAAATCTTCAATAATTAATCAGCTGTTCTTCGTTCAGAAGGAGTTTAGGTGATCCTTGAGCTGGATTTCTTGTCAACCAGTTAATCCAGTGATTTGAGTCACTAAGTTTCATCTTCTCTTCTTAGTGTTTCGATTTTCTGGTGCATGCAAAGGAAATTCcgttgcatgtgttcatcaactttttcttctcatttctGATCATGTTCTCAGTCTTTTGGTTGATCCTTTCTTTTTAAATCGGTGATCTTTAAGTGTTTTTAGATTTTCTTGAAGTTCAAACAATTTTCCTAAAGGTGTCAATTCAgtcaagaggtaagggaagttagttaatttaattatttggttgatgatgtatgaaattgATGTTTGATGGCTTTGCATGTGTGTGAAACTGAATGATTGTGTGTTCGGTATTGTTATTGAAGACTCTTAAGTGTTGTATTCATGTTGATTGTGATTTTGCTTAATTTTTGTTCAGTGGCCGAGTGATTTTGGGAGGAAGTGTGATAGTAAAGATGGAGAATTTGTGTTAGGTGTGAGTTTGGTCTGTATACTATAAGTTGGGAAGAACAAAGGTAATTGGTAAAGTTTTGGTGTTGATCATAATCATGTAGTCattttgcagaattatgcagttcGTTGAGAGTCATtctttgaccgttcggcctAAATTATAAGTGTTCGGCTTCTCATGGGCTTTACATGTTCATGATTATTCGGTTATGATTGGATAGTAGTTCTTGTGCAAAGTTCGGTCATATTGTTGTAACGCTCGGTCTCTTAGTAGTGATAGGTTTTAGGAATAGTATTCAATATCAATCTTAAGTGTTCGGACTAAGCTGTAGGTGTTTGTCTTAGGtcatagcgctcggtcttgtaatAGTATTTTGTCTAGtactagcgttcggtcttatactggTACACAGTCTTGTAATGGTGTTCGGTTTTGTCATAGGTAGTGAGTTTCCGTTCAGTTTCCAGCGTTCATAGGGTGTTCGGCATTGTATGTAATTTACTttattgtttgagaatttgttaaTTTCAACTACGCGAGTTGTTATGCAATTATAAgatattatatttcaatttggtatgaaagagaattccaaagAGGAATGTCTTAGTGAATGTGTATTgaagtggtaaagtatgaatatggacagtGAAATTCATGGCGTTCATCTTGAAATTCTGATGATTataattctcaagtagagattggtaatgcattgtgtgagaatggtatgaggtcctagcccataggttcttgggtgagttataacggactaacctcgggtggcagctgatggtttttccagttactacaccacctgGGTGCAAGAACGacctcaagctacatattcatacaatccagATTGTCAAGTCATTTGTTCGGTCATAGCATGTATTATCTGGTTATCTTGGTATGTTTGAAATGCTCGTATGTTGCATGCTTgtatatacttattttaattgaatgattcatatgattaattaaattactctagcttacccttttgttttcctttttgtttgtttttcgtTCGGTAATTTttctttgcgatgatcaccttttgggtgtgagcagagggggAAGAGTGTTCGTTGGAGCTGGCGTTGGATGACGAAAACCCTGCTGTTTAGATTATGATCGTTCGGTCATGTAATTGTTTATAGCTTTGTGTGAATCGTTCGATCACAACTCTAACTTTGTAATAATCGTTCGATTGTGTACATAGTTTTGTATTGGTATAgtaattttgtaaagttttaaattttatggttattttgtaataactaTAAGGTTAACTTTATTTCCAGTAACTGTCCtattgtattattatatgataactcatttatatagttttatgttatatttttgggatgttacattaaatACTATTAGGTTTAAATACTATTAGGTTTAAATCCTCGGttggtccttatttttgtatgGTAATCTGAGTTGGGTCCTCATTTTtgcaactgtctcaattgggtcatattttttataaaaatgagtcaattttaccctaaccgttagaTGCTCTCAGACGGcattaagtttattaaaattgaatgggTGATGtattttaaatcatcaaatccacctccaaattcattcaaataaacaactCTAATTGTAAacaaataaatcattaaaattatcttcaaatcctcttaaATCCTCTCAATTATTCTCTCCTAAATTCCTTCAAGTAAACAAAGCCATaaggaaatgaaaagaaaaacggTTACACTCATTGATTGTAAAACTTGTCACATGGTAGGTACTCTAATTAAGAATGTTTTGGTTTGTTCAACTTGTTCGAATTTTCAAGAAACTTTGTAGTTAATTTAAACAcctgtttattttattttttcatttaatcatatttttcattttggattAATTGTTTTCTCACATGAGTTGTTTAAATCGAAGATCAGTGTATCAGACATTATTATAAAGGagaaaaacaatgtaaaatCAACTTAATATGAAACGttactatatttaaaaagagaaaaaataaatcttcTTTTCATAATGATTAATTCATAAGATGGAATCTTGAGCTGTctgttttgattttctttttactttctaTAAACTGCTTTTTACTGGGGCCTCCTCCATATTCAAGAAGACACTTTGTCGACAAATTAATTAGCTTAGTTGATTAATTAAGAAGACACTTCAATTGAATAATAACATGTGAGAAACTTAATTATTTAGTGCAGGATGAAATTATACAAATCATATCATGGTCCTTTGAGAGgattatttgaaagatataatatcaataaaatattattgtaataattaatatatagtaAAAGAATATAGTTTATATAATTGCAACACGGTATAAAATctgtataaatgtttttttttttacaaaatacgaaaattgttataattagtttttgaaTGTTTTACATCTTGTTTTGTAAAGAGatacttttattcatttatattctttttatatctataaataagtgttttttttctATAGAGTGACAATAACTATTCTTTCACTTtcgtttattattttttcttatttttatcttccatCCTTTTGTACGGACTATAAGATTTGCATATATATACTGTGGAAAAAgtctataaaaaattatattaactttttaatttttatttttatgtgagatttatatttttattatatttttcaatattccAATACAACCACCATCAAAAGTTAGATGAAAAGTAATAAAGCAAAGCTGTATGgaaaaaattggagaaaaaaaatggaaaataccTTGGAAGGACTTGTGAAGAGGCTGAGAATCTTGAGCAGGTGAAgttattaagaatgaaaaatcAAGAGTAGCCATTGTAGATCACCAGATTTGGTTCTGTTTGTgattaatttaaagttaaaaaagaagATTGTGTTAATGGATTTGTTAACTATGGTTAAGGGTGATGGTGATGTATGATTTGTAGGTATATGGTAGTTTTGGAATTAATATCATGCTTTTGAAATTTGAGTGTGTTACTTTTTATGAGTAAATTAGTTATTGTATGCGTTAAAGAATAGctatatatattcaaaacttCTATTAGTCAAGTCTATTGAAATTGTTATGTCATTTCtattaaattatagttaaaCCATCTACAAATATTTCATCTCAAAACGTTTATTCTTAAGCATAACATATTCTATTATAAATCTTACgatgatataaatatataaatatatatacataaattatgatattggaataattataaaataattgtcatttttaGTTAAGTCATGCATATTCAACATAACTTTTCCTAGTAAAATTGTGAGAAGAAGTTCATCTGTACATGAGTTTGTTAAAATACACAACTCCACTGAAGTTGTGATTTATAAAGACGACTTTCAActcttttttgaaaattaaaaattgtatttttttttataatttgtccACTATTGTAATTTACGTATAAAAATATACCATTTTTGCAAAAAAGAAATTCTCTTTTACAATAACAtgcaaaataaagaaataaaaaaagaaagaaaatataccacatatttttatactaatttatttGATCGCAGTATAGTTTCACAAAATACAACAAAATCATTATTTGGATTCTTAATCAATATTGATTATCCTTTTGAGCTTTgtttatgtaacatcccaaaaatttaccctttaaaattcaaaatttgatatattgtaataatatatttacgGTAATACCCCGTAACCTCATACATAAATCTATACAAAAGTTTTATGCTCAGACTTTAACGGAAACTATAACATTGAATTCCTCTAATTTGTTCCTCCATCTCTTCCTTCATCTGCACAGGATCACGTGACGATTCTTCGtttgctcccgtataacaaaaacgttatacgatcatcgcaaaaatatgattttccggcacaaacaaacaagtaagggtgagctaacatgcaacacaacaattataaaacatgaataattactttgataaaaacatcatataatatttaggtCAGACTTTCtcatataccatcataccacaattcctactagacactcatccaGATGATACGTtaatgagcggtcacgggaggttatgcacttgtaatgacttctactttttcttacaaatacacttccaaaatacttcataccattcacaaggttagtcccctcactatgtccaaaaccggcacatagaccaggacctcctgctcctctcaccacataattcatccttctctacttgagactggatgattattagagtatcaggataacctccaactacgggaccctcaacatcaacatatacactaatactaTGATATTGCAGAATCTCATcatgagattcataccatactcatattcctcaactcatattatatcATCACacaatctccccataatacacATATCATGATCAGAgacataatttcatatcaacatcataaaatacattcatcacagtaattttatcatatctcatgcattcacacaATTTACCTCAGAgtatatattccaaacattagTACACAGTTTAATTCAAACTCAGAATCCAACaccatttgaaaaatatttgaatgagCACTATTCACTAAACtcatttgaacgaacgctaaaggacgaacgctactggacgaacgctaGTGGGCGAACGCTAACtaaccgaacgctatttggttgaatactatttgaacgaacgctggAGATCATGTACTGAGCCGAACACTAAAACTTAGCCGAACACTGTCAGATCAAACCATcctaggccgaacgctcaaaaacGAACACCATAATCAATTAAACCCTAGTCGGACGAACGCTAAATCTGAACACCTCACTCACATTGGATACTACACGAACGAACGTTAAGATCGATTTCCTAGGCGCGACACTAAAACACCAAAAGTTATTAGACCGAACACTCTATGAACGAACGCGACGATTGAGCACTAAGACTTCactgtttgaacgaacgttcaagtTCAACCTCATCAAGAAAGAACGCTGTCCATGTCGAACACTATCTGACGACAAACATCATCGAGACCGGACGCTATTAATATCATTCCCTTAAACCGAACGCTCTCCAGACAAGGACGAAcgcaggacgaacgctctccaGACAAGGACGAGCGCTAAATGCCTAAGCCTAAACAtgattaagaccgaacgctactaccaagaacgaacgctaactACCAACATATTTTTTGAACACCATTTGACTGATCACTATTTGCGCGAACGCTAGAAAATCACTAATACACTAAGGCCGAGCGTACCCtaatacatcaaaaccgaacgtccaagATTCAAACTTAAGAATAACAGCTTAAGGATgaacgctcactaacacaaTTAAACCAAGGTCGAACGTTACACTCAAAATGAAGGACGAATGCTAACGCTCGCCTCATACGAAATCGAACGTTCAATATAACActtatgaacgaacgctcaaaatgaCAATTATGGACGAACGCCCAATATAACCCTTATGGACAAACGCCCAatataacacttatggacgaacgctcactatagcacttaaggacgaacgctcactataacacttaaggACAAACGCTCACAATAACACTTAAGGATGAACGCTCACTATagcacttaaggacgaacgctcactataacacttaaggacgaacgctcacaataacacttaaggacgaacgctcactatagcACTTAAGGACGAATGCTCACaataacacttaaggacgaacgctcacaataacacttatggacgaacgctcactataacacttaaggacgaacgctcaaaataactcttaggacgaacgctcactataacacttaaggacgaacgctcaaaataactctaaggacgaacgctcactataacaattaaggacgaacgctcaaaataactcttaggacgaacgctcactataacaattaaggacgaacgctcaaaataactcttaggacgaacgctcactataacaattaaggacgaacgctcaaaataactcttaggacgaacgctcactataacaattaaggacgaacgcttaaagACATTAATTCACAATAcgatttggacgagcgtctaaTATAGTACTATCTTTACCTAAGGACAAACGCTAATACTCGCTAGCTTTAAATGACCGAACATTCCAAACTGGCTGACATTAGTCGAGCACTATACGGACGAACGTTCTATGTTGTTTGATTCGGGCGGACGCTCAGAAcaattaacgaacgttcaaaattTGGctgaccactatttggtcgagcactgttggaacgaacgtccaattttgattcaccaaaattggacgtacgcgcgttctgcagaaattctgcagaaacgcaccagagtccagaaacccagaaaacctCCATCTTCATCTCCTTCTTCCCAATTTTTACCCAGATTTACAGCAACCACAACATATCtcaaaaattaaggaaaataaatcaaactccccttacctcttgaagacttcctttgtaaaATTAGTGATCTAACTCCTCCCAGACGTGCAGCTCCAGATCTCCTTGCAACCTCAACAGTTCTTCACTTTCTCTTCCAGTTCTTGTTGCAAGGACTCTCCTCTCACCAGACGCCCAACCCAAATCCTCCTCTCAGCCCTTCAGAAGTTGGTAAAGCTTACCTTGGGTGCCCTTTAGACGGCTGGAAACGGGAGAAGGGTTCCCTCCCTCTGCtgctctctctctttctctccctctcACATGCCAATAATCAGAACctctcccccccccccccacctTGCTAAGCTCCCTGCAATCAGCACCTCCAATAATTATACCCCAATAATGAAAAAGGTGGGtaaccaccatgtccccaccattCCTAAAATGCCGGTCCTTACAGTTTAAACTTGTAGTCAATTCAATACTCTTTTATTGATGTAAAGTTTTTACACGTTATTAGATAATTTTCAAAGTTAATCAATGAAATGTTTTTATGGTAGACTAATATTATTTAGTTAGAGATTGATAATATTGTaaaacttgtattttttttgtcttacaATTTCAAAAGTTactttaaaatctaattaagctgataaaaaaaagtgagaagGTTTGAGGAAAAAAATCTAATTGATGTAAtggatacaattttttttatttgttccttttattttaattatattctattatttatttacctTTATACTTAAATATTCTCAAATATGCGAAGAAAATTACACTACataaattatcttcaaattgtGTTTATtatctgttttttattttgtgttttttctttaattttaaaccGTACATTCCACAACTTTTCATTTGCAGATCCAAATactcatatataaaaaattaataaatttattaacaactttttcaacgcaaatttaaatcaatcataAGTTATTTTTCactgtaaatataaaaaattaaagaaaattctTACAAATTACAAACTATACAAAAAGTACCTATATTGGAAAAGGGCCTAAGTATATATCCTAACTTCCTAACCATGTAGTGAAGgagttttcaactttttctaTGCTTCTGCTGTAAACTCAagtatatagaaaaaaaaaataataattagcatttattcttatttattgcATCCCACAGTCAAAACGACCCTTCTGGTGCTGACGTTTCCAAAGATACTCTATAGCATAAAGATTGGGTTTTTGTAATAGtatcaattgatttttttttttttgttgctaaaaatgtcatttaaaataaatataaataccaAAACATCTTTTAATCAATTTGgatatgataatttaaaatttaaatagaaaatgcAAGGAAATAATATAGCATACAATAAGtaataatgtaaatttattaaaaattacaatatcttatatctaatttaaaaaataataataatactgtatattgaaaatagagaaaataactataaagagaatttttaaaagagaaattattatttttttcttacaatatctttctatctaatttaaaaataataataatactgtatattgaa
The Vigna angularis cultivar LongXiaoDou No.4 chromosome 5, ASM1680809v1, whole genome shotgun sequence genome window above contains:
- the LOC108340687 gene encoding annexin-like protein RJ4; the protein is MATLIAPSNHSAQEDAEALRKSFEGWGTDENLIITILGHRTVHQRQQIRRVYEEIYQEDLVKRLESEIKGDFEKAVYRWILEPADRDAVLANVAIKSGKNYNVIVEIATISSPEELLAVRRAYLLRYKHSLEEDLAAHTTGHIRQLLVGLVTSFRYVGDEINPKLAQSEAEILHDAVKEKKGSYEEAIRVLTTRSKTQLIATFNRYREIHGTSISKKLVDEGSNDFEKALYTTIRSINDHFKYYEKVVRNAIKKVGTDEDALTRVVVSRAEKDLKIVSEVYYKRNSVLLEHAIAKEISGDYKKFLLTLLGKED